In the Plodia interpunctella isolate USDA-ARS_2022_Savannah chromosome 6, ilPloInte3.2, whole genome shotgun sequence genome, one interval contains:
- the aux gene encoding cyclin-G-associated kinase isoform X2 translates to MSVFKSAMGYFSSSGANGGSDNDFVGQFVEIGNMKLRVKKVIAEGGFAFVFVAQDVSSGTEYALKRLMAADEQANKNIIQEISILKKLSGHPNIIKYIAASFIDKAKTAHGMGEYLLLTDLCTGGSLMEALQNRGQAFPLQTILRVFYQMCRAVQHMHAQVPPIAHRDLKLENFLISNEGTIKLCDFGSATTDIYSPNPSWSANQRNMLEENLAQFTTPMYRAPELLDTWDNRKIDHAVDVWALGCVLYTLCFMQHPFEDSAKLAILNGNYNLNPNDQKNKCFHEIIHGCLTVNPEERLTINSVLERLAAIAESNNVNLKQPLKFERKKVEQSVATSSPAVKDPAPISQEVPNSRPPEPARPPPPSRPPPAAPHVPQHPPSAHANSGGLFSSIKGGAGSFLRNLKDTSSKVMQTVQQSIARTDLDISYITSRIIVMPYPSEGLESAYKTNHIDDVRGFLESRHPGGKYCVYNLCRGSRTLLGKPGAGADAGRALWPTAGLRAPLLAPLYSLLQNLYLYLGKDDRSALVLTCQDGKSMSCVVLCGLLLYAKLVTVPEDALQIFAVKRSPIHIAPSQLRYLYYLSNIVRPEPVLPHFRPVTLVSLTIQPVPLFTKARDGCRPYIEIYNEDRLLLSTLQDYDRLHVYSMAEGKVTLPLDTTVTGDVTVTAYHARQQLGRVHSVPMLSVAFHTGFLSYTQHAIKFNRSEIDGIDETTPVNDHFSNNTNVVISLVVQNGERRKPRSDLWEEDHSFPIRTPDVLFSTTLERDETIDNFVTQDYPPKEPEKLAPAPSRPPPPRPQAAPSPAHQPLPPAAPASDTADFLNLSTGAVAPPAESKKKLTSDDSFDFFGMMEKTDDSFGDFLSSKKEEPQPFSSESIFGAPGGAGEPVERPLASDFDPFGLNDPLPKQEPLLTPRPVQEEVRSQSVPPDSTKKDPFADLGLLGSLPTTRSGAASPAHTPLANARSPAHQPDYSRSHFEPAKSPADEKPKKPADVFGELLGSQGYDFARREAGPKTMNAMRKEEMARDMDPEKLKIHEWTEGKKANIRALLCSLHTVVWEDCRWHKVDMSQLVSPADVKRNYRKACLAVHPDKQMGTANENIAKMIFMELNNAWSDFENDTKQQNLFQS, encoded by the exons GTGGTTTTGCATTTGTATTTGTTGCTCAAGACGTGTCCTCTGGAACAGAGTACGCCCTTAAAAGGCTAATGGCAGCTGACGAGCAAGCTAACAAGAATATAATTCAAGAGATTAGCATATTAAAGAAGTTGTCTGGTCAccctaatataattaaatatatagctGCTTCCTTTATTGATAAAGCTAAGACTGCCCATGGAATGGGAGAATATTTGTTGTTAACGGACCTCTGCACGGGAGGTAGTCTTATGGAGGCGTTGCAGAATAGAGGCCAGGCTTTCCCTCTGCAGACTATACTAAGGGTGTTCTACCAAATGTGCCGGGCTGTGCAACATATGCACGCTCAAGTGCCTCCGATAGCCCATCGTGATCTCAAACTAGAAAATTTCTTAATATCCAATGAAG GTACAATCAAACTATGCGACTTCGGGTCAGCCACAACCGACATCTACTCCCCGAATCCCTCGTGGAGCGCTAATCAAAGGAACATGTTAGAGGAGAAT TTGGCGCAATTCACAACACCAATGTACCGCGCGCCAGAGCTCCTAGACACGTGGGACAACCGCAAGATCGATCACGCTGTTGACGTGTGGGCGTTGGGCTGCGTATTATATACTCTGTGCTTCATGCAACATCCGTTTGAAGACTCGGCCAAGCTGGCCATTCTCAACGGGAACTACAACCTGAATCCGAAtgatcagaaaaataaatgcttccACGAGATTATAC ATGGCTGCCTAACAGTGAACCCCGAGGAGCGGCTGACGATAAACAGCGTGCTGGAGCGACTGGCGGCCATTGCGGAGTCCAACAATGTCAACCTCAAGCAACCACTCAAATTTGAGCGTAAAAAAGTTGAACAATCCGTGGCCACTAGCTCGCCAG CTGTCAAAGATCCGGCGCCGATCAGCCAAGAGGTGCCCAACTCTCGGCCGCCCGAGCCCGCGAGGCCCCCCCCGCCGTCGCGCCCCCCTCCCGCGGCGCCCCACGTCCCGCAACACCCCCCCTCGGCCCATGCGAACTCTGGTGGCCTTTTCTCGTCCATCAAAGGGGGTGCTGGCAGCTTCCTTAGGAATTTGAAGGATACTTCGTCGAAAGTTATGCAGACTGTGCAAca GTCGATAGCTAGAACAGATTTGGACATAAGTTACATAACAAGCCGTATCATCGTGATGCCTTACCCCTCGGAAGGACTGGAGAGCGCATATAAAACTAATCATATCGATGATGTTAGG GGTTTCTTAGAAAGTCGTCACCCAGGTGGCAAATACTGCGTGTACAACTTGTGTCGCGGGTCGCGCACGCTGCTGGGCAAACCCGGCGCGGGCGCGGACGCGGGGCGCGCGCTGTGGCCCACCGCTGGGCTCCGGGCGCCGCTGCTGGCGCCGCTTTATTCCTTGCTACAGAATTTGTATCTATATCTCGGGAAGGATGATAGAAGCGCCCTTGTTTTGACCTGTCAG GACGGCAAATCAATGTCCTGCGTGGTGCTATGCGGGCTGCTTCTGTACGCCAAACTGGTCACCGTTCCAGAGGACGCTCTACAGATATTCGCGGTCAAGCGGTCACCCATCCACATTGCGCCCAGTCAGCTGCGATACCTCTATTATCTTAGTAATATTGTCAG GCCCGAACCAGTCCTGCCGCACTTTAGACCGGTGACGCTGGTTTCTCTCACCATACAACCGGTACCACTTTTCACCAAAGCGAG GGACGGATGCCGGCCGTACATAGAGATATACAATGAAGATAGATTGTTGCTGTCCACGCTGCAGGACTATGATCGACTGCATGTCTACTCAATGGCAGAGGGGAAA GTAACTCTGCCTTTGGACACGACTGTAACCGGCGATGTAACGGTGACCGCTTACCACGCTCGCCAGCAACTCGGCCGAGTGCACTCGGTGCCGATGCTGTCTGTCGCCTTCCACACTGGATTCCTGTCTTACACGCAGCAcgctataaaatttaacag GTCCGAAATCGACGGCATAGACGAAACGACACCAGTCAACGATCATTTCTCAAACAACACCAACGTTGTAATAAGTCTAGTGGTCCAAAATGGAGAACGGAGAAAACCGAGAAGCGACCTGTGGGAAGAAGACCACTCGTTCCCGATTAGGACGCCCGATGTGCTGTTCTCGACTACGTTGGAGAGAGACGAGACTATCGATAATTTCG TGACACAAGATTATCCGCCAAAAGAGCCAGAGAAACTCGCCCCCGCTCCCTCGCGTCCTCCCCCTCCGCGCCCACAGGCCGCCCCCTCCCCCGCACACCAACCCCTCCCACCCGCCGCGCCTGCATCAGATACCGCGGACTTCCTTAACTTGAGTACTGGCGCGGTGGCGCCTCCAGCGGAGTCGAAGAAGAAACTGACAAGTGACGATTCGTTCGACTTCTTCGGCATGATGGAAAAGACTGATGACAGTTTTGGAGACTTCCTCAGTTCTAAGAAGGAGGAACCACAG CCATTCTCATCAGAGTCTATATTCGGTGCTCCGGGCGGCGCGGGTGAACCCGTGGAGCGGCCGCTAGCTAGCGACTTCGACCCGTTCGGTCTCAACGACCCGCTGCCGAAGCAGGAGCCTCTGTTGACACCACGACCTGTGCAGGAAGAAG TTCGATCGCAAAGCGTGCCACCCGACTCGACCAAAAAGGATCCGTTTGCGGACCTCGGTCTCCTGGGGTCGCTACCGACAACGCGCAGCGGCGCCGCGTCGCCCGCGCACACGCCTCTAGCTAACGCGAGGTCGCCCGCGCATCAACCAGACTacag cCGCAGTCACTTCGAGCCCGCGAAGTCTCCCGCGGACGAGAAGCCCAAGAAGCCGGCGGACGTGTTTGGCGAGCTGCTGGGCAGCCAGGGATATGACTTCGCCCGGAGGGAGGCGGGACCCAAGACCATGAACGCTATGAGGAAGGAGGAGATGGCCAGGGATATGGACCCTGAGAAGCTGAAGATACACGAATGG ACGGAGGGCAAGAAAGCCAACATCCGTGCACTGCTCTGTTCTCTGCACACCGTGGTGTGGGAGGACTGTCGCTGGCACAAGGTGGACATGTCCCAGCTGGTGTCCCCCGCGGACGTCAAGCGGAACTACCGCAAGGCGTGTCTTGCCGTCCATCCTGATAAG CAAATGGGCACCGCTAACGAAAATATAGCTAAAATGATCTTCATGGAGCTAAACAACGCGTGGAGCGACTTCGAGAACGACACTAAACAGCAAAACTTATTCCAATCCTAA
- the aux gene encoding cyclin-G-associated kinase isoform X1, with the protein MSVFKSAMGYFSSSGANGGSDNDFVGQFVEIGNMKLRVKKVIAEGGFAFVFVAQDVSSGTEYALKRLMAADEQANKNIIQEISILKKLSGHPNIIKYIAASFIDKAKTAHGMGEYLLLTDLCTGGSLMEALQNRGQAFPLQTILRVFYQMCRAVQHMHAQVPPIAHRDLKLENFLISNEGTIKLCDFGSATTDIYSPNPSWSANQRNMLEENLAQFTTPMYRAPELLDTWDNRKIDHAVDVWALGCVLYTLCFMQHPFEDSAKLAILNGNYNLNPNDQKNKCFHEIIHGCLTVNPEERLTINSVLERLAAIAESNNVNLKQPLKFERKKVEQSVATSSPAVKDPAPISQEVPNSRPPEPARPPPPSRPPPAAPHVPQHPPSAHANSGGLFSSIKGGAGSFLRNLKDTSSKVMQTVQQSIARTDLDISYITSRIIVMPYPSEGLESAYKTNHIDDVRGFLESRHPGGKYCVYNLCRGSRTLLGKPGAGADAGRALWPTAGLRAPLLAPLYSLLQNLYLYLGKDDRSALVLTCQDGKSMSCVVLCGLLLYAKLVTVPEDALQIFAVKRSPIHIAPSQLRYLYYLSNIVRPEPVLPHFRPVTLVSLTIQPVPLFTKARDGCRPYIEIYNEDRLLLSTLQDYDRLHVYSMAEGKVTLPLDTTVTGDVTVTAYHARQQLGRVHSVPMLSVAFHTGFLSYTQHAIKFNRSEIDGIDETTPVNDHFSNNTNVVISLVVQNGERRKPRSDLWEEDHSFPIRTPDVLFSTTLERDETIDNFANLHGKGAAPTMTQDYPPKEPEKLAPAPSRPPPPRPQAAPSPAHQPLPPAAPASDTADFLNLSTGAVAPPAESKKKLTSDDSFDFFGMMEKTDDSFGDFLSSKKEEPQPFSSESIFGAPGGAGEPVERPLASDFDPFGLNDPLPKQEPLLTPRPVQEEVRSQSVPPDSTKKDPFADLGLLGSLPTTRSGAASPAHTPLANARSPAHQPDYSRSHFEPAKSPADEKPKKPADVFGELLGSQGYDFARREAGPKTMNAMRKEEMARDMDPEKLKIHEWTEGKKANIRALLCSLHTVVWEDCRWHKVDMSQLVSPADVKRNYRKACLAVHPDKQMGTANENIAKMIFMELNNAWSDFENDTKQQNLFQS; encoded by the exons GTGGTTTTGCATTTGTATTTGTTGCTCAAGACGTGTCCTCTGGAACAGAGTACGCCCTTAAAAGGCTAATGGCAGCTGACGAGCAAGCTAACAAGAATATAATTCAAGAGATTAGCATATTAAAGAAGTTGTCTGGTCAccctaatataattaaatatatagctGCTTCCTTTATTGATAAAGCTAAGACTGCCCATGGAATGGGAGAATATTTGTTGTTAACGGACCTCTGCACGGGAGGTAGTCTTATGGAGGCGTTGCAGAATAGAGGCCAGGCTTTCCCTCTGCAGACTATACTAAGGGTGTTCTACCAAATGTGCCGGGCTGTGCAACATATGCACGCTCAAGTGCCTCCGATAGCCCATCGTGATCTCAAACTAGAAAATTTCTTAATATCCAATGAAG GTACAATCAAACTATGCGACTTCGGGTCAGCCACAACCGACATCTACTCCCCGAATCCCTCGTGGAGCGCTAATCAAAGGAACATGTTAGAGGAGAAT TTGGCGCAATTCACAACACCAATGTACCGCGCGCCAGAGCTCCTAGACACGTGGGACAACCGCAAGATCGATCACGCTGTTGACGTGTGGGCGTTGGGCTGCGTATTATATACTCTGTGCTTCATGCAACATCCGTTTGAAGACTCGGCCAAGCTGGCCATTCTCAACGGGAACTACAACCTGAATCCGAAtgatcagaaaaataaatgcttccACGAGATTATAC ATGGCTGCCTAACAGTGAACCCCGAGGAGCGGCTGACGATAAACAGCGTGCTGGAGCGACTGGCGGCCATTGCGGAGTCCAACAATGTCAACCTCAAGCAACCACTCAAATTTGAGCGTAAAAAAGTTGAACAATCCGTGGCCACTAGCTCGCCAG CTGTCAAAGATCCGGCGCCGATCAGCCAAGAGGTGCCCAACTCTCGGCCGCCCGAGCCCGCGAGGCCCCCCCCGCCGTCGCGCCCCCCTCCCGCGGCGCCCCACGTCCCGCAACACCCCCCCTCGGCCCATGCGAACTCTGGTGGCCTTTTCTCGTCCATCAAAGGGGGTGCTGGCAGCTTCCTTAGGAATTTGAAGGATACTTCGTCGAAAGTTATGCAGACTGTGCAAca GTCGATAGCTAGAACAGATTTGGACATAAGTTACATAACAAGCCGTATCATCGTGATGCCTTACCCCTCGGAAGGACTGGAGAGCGCATATAAAACTAATCATATCGATGATGTTAGG GGTTTCTTAGAAAGTCGTCACCCAGGTGGCAAATACTGCGTGTACAACTTGTGTCGCGGGTCGCGCACGCTGCTGGGCAAACCCGGCGCGGGCGCGGACGCGGGGCGCGCGCTGTGGCCCACCGCTGGGCTCCGGGCGCCGCTGCTGGCGCCGCTTTATTCCTTGCTACAGAATTTGTATCTATATCTCGGGAAGGATGATAGAAGCGCCCTTGTTTTGACCTGTCAG GACGGCAAATCAATGTCCTGCGTGGTGCTATGCGGGCTGCTTCTGTACGCCAAACTGGTCACCGTTCCAGAGGACGCTCTACAGATATTCGCGGTCAAGCGGTCACCCATCCACATTGCGCCCAGTCAGCTGCGATACCTCTATTATCTTAGTAATATTGTCAG GCCCGAACCAGTCCTGCCGCACTTTAGACCGGTGACGCTGGTTTCTCTCACCATACAACCGGTACCACTTTTCACCAAAGCGAG GGACGGATGCCGGCCGTACATAGAGATATACAATGAAGATAGATTGTTGCTGTCCACGCTGCAGGACTATGATCGACTGCATGTCTACTCAATGGCAGAGGGGAAA GTAACTCTGCCTTTGGACACGACTGTAACCGGCGATGTAACGGTGACCGCTTACCACGCTCGCCAGCAACTCGGCCGAGTGCACTCGGTGCCGATGCTGTCTGTCGCCTTCCACACTGGATTCCTGTCTTACACGCAGCAcgctataaaatttaacag GTCCGAAATCGACGGCATAGACGAAACGACACCAGTCAACGATCATTTCTCAAACAACACCAACGTTGTAATAAGTCTAGTGGTCCAAAATGGAGAACGGAGAAAACCGAGAAGCGACCTGTGGGAAGAAGACCACTCGTTCCCGATTAGGACGCCCGATGTGCTGTTCTCGACTACGTTGGAGAGAGACGAGACTATCGATAATTTCG CAAATCTCCACGGGAAAGGAGCTGCTCCTACAA TGACACAAGATTATCCGCCAAAAGAGCCAGAGAAACTCGCCCCCGCTCCCTCGCGTCCTCCCCCTCCGCGCCCACAGGCCGCCCCCTCCCCCGCACACCAACCCCTCCCACCCGCCGCGCCTGCATCAGATACCGCGGACTTCCTTAACTTGAGTACTGGCGCGGTGGCGCCTCCAGCGGAGTCGAAGAAGAAACTGACAAGTGACGATTCGTTCGACTTCTTCGGCATGATGGAAAAGACTGATGACAGTTTTGGAGACTTCCTCAGTTCTAAGAAGGAGGAACCACAG CCATTCTCATCAGAGTCTATATTCGGTGCTCCGGGCGGCGCGGGTGAACCCGTGGAGCGGCCGCTAGCTAGCGACTTCGACCCGTTCGGTCTCAACGACCCGCTGCCGAAGCAGGAGCCTCTGTTGACACCACGACCTGTGCAGGAAGAAG TTCGATCGCAAAGCGTGCCACCCGACTCGACCAAAAAGGATCCGTTTGCGGACCTCGGTCTCCTGGGGTCGCTACCGACAACGCGCAGCGGCGCCGCGTCGCCCGCGCACACGCCTCTAGCTAACGCGAGGTCGCCCGCGCATCAACCAGACTacag cCGCAGTCACTTCGAGCCCGCGAAGTCTCCCGCGGACGAGAAGCCCAAGAAGCCGGCGGACGTGTTTGGCGAGCTGCTGGGCAGCCAGGGATATGACTTCGCCCGGAGGGAGGCGGGACCCAAGACCATGAACGCTATGAGGAAGGAGGAGATGGCCAGGGATATGGACCCTGAGAAGCTGAAGATACACGAATGG ACGGAGGGCAAGAAAGCCAACATCCGTGCACTGCTCTGTTCTCTGCACACCGTGGTGTGGGAGGACTGTCGCTGGCACAAGGTGGACATGTCCCAGCTGGTGTCCCCCGCGGACGTCAAGCGGAACTACCGCAAGGCGTGTCTTGCCGTCCATCCTGATAAG CAAATGGGCACCGCTAACGAAAATATAGCTAAAATGATCTTCATGGAGCTAAACAACGCGTGGAGCGACTTCGAGAACGACACTAAACAGCAAAACTTATTCCAATCCTAA